Genomic segment of Kibdelosporangium phytohabitans:
GTCCTGTTGCCGACATTCCACTCGGGACACGTCTGCGCATCCTGCCCAACCACGCCTGCGCCACTGCCGCCCAGTACAGCCGGTACCACGTCGTCGCCAGTGCGGCCGCCGCCACCGAGGTGGCGGCGATCTGGCCGCGTCACAACGGTTGGTGACGCCGGTCAGCCGGTCAGCCCGGCCGCGGTTTGAGTGAGGTGCTGAGCCAGTAGGCCGGCTGCCTCGCCGGCGTCACGGGCCAGCGCCGCTTCCTCCAGGCGCTGGTGTTCTTCGATGCCGTCCCGGTGGGGATCGCGGTGCGTCGACCAACGGCGGGCCAGTTCGCTCGCCGACCACACGCGGTCGATCGTTTCCAGCAGAACCGGGTTGCCGCACGCTTCCAGCAGGGTGTGGTGGAAGATCCTGTGCGCCTCGGACCACTCCTCGGTGTAGTACTCGCCGTCCTGTGCGAACGGGGGCGTGCGGCTCAGGCGGTGGTGGGCTGCCCGCACACGGGCCTCCCAGTCGACGTCGCCGCGTTCGACGGACATGCGCAGCACCACCGGTTCGATCGTGCGGCGGGCCTGAGAGGAAACGTCGTGTCGAACGCCAACCCCTTCGCCCGTCTCCCGAGGCCGCACGCGTCACCGTCACCAGCACCGCCGTGGAAGACGGCGGCGCCTGGGCGCCGGAACAGCTGTCCGGCAAGGACATCTCCCCGCAGCTGGCGTGGACCGATGCCCCGGACGGCACCAAGAGCTACGCCGCCACCGTCTACGACGCCGATGCCCCCACCGGGTCCGGCTTCTGGCACTGTGCCGTCGCGGGCATCCCCGCCACCGTCACCGAACTGCCCGAGGGCGCCGGTGACGACACCGGTTCCGGTCTGCCCGACGGCGCCTGCCCACTGCCCAGCGACGCCCGCGTGACCCGTTTCCTCGGCGCCGCGCCGCCCGCGGGCCACGGACCGCACCGCTACTTCGTCGTGGTGCACGCGCTCGACGTCGAGTCCATCGGTGTGCCGGCCGACGCCACCCGGGCGTTGCTCGGATTCACCATGACCGGCCACATCCTCGGCCGCGCGGTGCTGGTCGCCACCGCCGAAACCCCGGCATGACCAGGCCGGGGCCGGATACAGTGTGGATCATGGATGGCAGTCCCGGACCGGCGTTCAGCCACTTCGCCACCACCCGGCACGAGAACTGGACGATCATCGGCGTCGCGGATTCGGCGGACGGCCCCGGTGTGCGGTCGGTCGAGATCTTCCAAGGCCCGGATCACGACGAACCGCGCCTGGTGCTCGCGCCCGAGGAAGTGCCCCAGTTCGTCGCGGGCCTCATCGCCACGGTCATGCCCGGCGACCTGACCGCGCCCGAGGACTGACCCCGCCCCGGCCCAGTTCGTGAGCAGGCTGCCCGCCGAGCACTACATCCCCGAACCGGACGTGCCGGTCGACGTCCGGATCGCGGGGTCCCCGCGGCCCGCTGCCAGCGCACGGCGATCGAACTTGCCGTTGACGTTGAGGGGCAACGCATCGCGGTGGTGGTAGCGCCGGGGCACCATGTGGATCGGCAGCTGTTCGCGCAGCAGCCGGGTCAGCTCCCGGCAGCGACCGGTGAGCCGGTGTGAACGCGACGAGCTCGCTCTCGCCCGGCCGCGCCACGGCGATCACGACGACGTCGGCCACCGCCGGGTGTTTCCTGATCATCGCTTCGATCTCGCCGAGTTCCACGCGGCAGCCCCGGATCTTGACCTGGTTGTCCACGCGGCCGAGGTGCTGGGTGCCGCGTACCGCTGGCCGTGGCCCGACGCACAGTGCCGTCCGGGCTCGCCGCGGCGGTCATCGCGTCCGTTCCGCTGTCGGTGATCCCGTTGCGCGCTGTGTTCCAGGAGAAAGTGCCCGGATCGGCCCCAGGCAGGGCTCGTCGTGGGCTTCATCGGCGTGCTGCTGCTGGTACTGCCCAGCGGCCTCAACGGTCCGGTCGCGCTGATCGGGCTCGTGCTGCTGGTCGCCGCGGCGATGTCGGAGGCGGTGGCGCGTTCTTCACGCCTCCGGCTGCGGCATCCGCCGGACGTGCTGACCACCGCCGCGTTGCAGATGCTCGTCGCCGGGGGACTGCTGGCCGTCGCCGCGGTGGTGGCCGGTGAACCGTGCCACCCCGGGGAGTGGTCGACGGACTCGTTGCCGGGGCTGCTGTACTTGATCGGTCCCGGTTCGCTGGTGGCCTGCGTGTCCCTGGTGTGGTTGCTCGGCAACGTCCCGGTCTGGCTCGCGACGACGTACGCCTGCGCCAACCCGGCGGTCGCGCTGCTGCTCGGCTGGTTCCTGCTGGACGAAAGCCTGCCGGCGACCACGATCGCCGGGGCGGCGCTCGTGGTCCTGTCCGTGGTCGTGGTGACCGCCGCGGACAAGTCGCACTCGTCGTCGTGACCGGTTATGGTGGAAGGA
This window contains:
- a CDS encoding YbhB/YbcL family Raf kinase inhibitor-like protein; translation: MEDGGAWAPEQLSGKDISPQLAWTDAPDGTKSYAATVYDADAPTGSGFWHCAVAGIPATVTELPEGAGDDTGSGLPDGACPLPSDARVTRFLGAAPPAGHGPHRYFVVVHALDVESIGVPADATRALLGFTMTGHILGRAVLVATAETPA
- a CDS encoding EamA family transporter; the protein is MGFIGVLLLVLPSGLNGPVALIGLVLLVAAAMSEAVARSSRLRLRHPPDVLTTAALQMLVAGGLLAVAAVVAGEPCHPGEWSTDSLPGLLYLIGPGSLVACVSLVWLLGNVPVWLATTYACANPAVALLLGWFLLDESLPATTIAGAALVVLSVVVVTAADKSHSSS